The following are encoded in a window of Haloarcula halophila genomic DNA:
- a CDS encoding geranylgeranyl reductase family protein: MYDVAVVGAGPAGSRYARQAARNGLDVVVFEQGTVGEPLACSGHVSTDIWEYTDDARDDLLQNEVFGARFHTGGPGSDDYPFYKDEAVSNVIDRVGLDRHLAELAREAGADVREDHTVVGVTEDRDGVTVEVRGPDGIERHRALLVAGCDGPKSRVRRELGLPEPDELLHGVLGFDGTVDHGDFVDVHLTVPRFFAWRIPRGEAGVEYGLAVPPGDDAPGRFEEFLAGYDADVTRRCSGLIPVGPPERVTGRRSFLIGDAAAQTKPFTGGGILYGMTAADHAANEIDPTDPATLGDYERAWRAELRTDIRLGHAVRAGYSVPEPIQRLGMKLFEGEIGVHMDRPTTVFSREQLKALLSRS; this comes from the coding sequence ATGTACGATGTCGCCGTCGTCGGTGCCGGCCCGGCCGGCTCGCGGTACGCCCGCCAGGCCGCCCGGAACGGGCTCGACGTGGTCGTCTTCGAGCAGGGGACGGTGGGCGAACCACTGGCCTGCTCGGGCCACGTCAGTACGGATATCTGGGAGTACACCGACGACGCGCGGGACGACCTCCTCCAGAACGAGGTCTTCGGGGCGCGGTTCCACACCGGCGGCCCGGGCAGCGACGACTACCCCTTCTACAAGGACGAGGCCGTCTCGAACGTCATCGATCGTGTCGGGCTGGACCGGCATCTGGCCGAGTTGGCCCGCGAAGCCGGCGCCGACGTCCGCGAGGACCACACCGTCGTCGGCGTCACCGAGGATCGCGACGGCGTCACCGTCGAAGTCCGCGGCCCGGACGGCATCGAGCGCCACCGCGCGCTGCTGGTCGCGGGCTGTGACGGCCCTAAGAGCCGGGTACGACGCGAACTGGGGCTGCCGGAACCCGACGAGTTGCTCCACGGCGTGTTGGGGTTCGACGGGACGGTCGATCACGGCGACTTCGTCGACGTCCACCTCACCGTCCCGCGGTTTTTCGCCTGGCGTATCCCGCGAGGCGAGGCCGGCGTCGAGTACGGGCTGGCGGTCCCGCCGGGCGACGACGCCCCCGGCCGGTTCGAGGAGTTCCTGGCGGGCTACGACGCCGACGTGACCCGCCGCTGTTCGGGACTGATCCCGGTCGGCCCGCCCGAGCGCGTGACCGGCCGGCGGTCGTTCCTGATCGGGGACGCCGCCGCACAGACAAAACCGTTCACCGGCGGCGGCATCCTCTATGGCATGACCGCCGCCGACCACGCCGCGAACGAGATCGATCCCACCGACCCCGCGACGCTGGGGGACTACGAGCGGGCCTGGCGCGCGGAACTGCGGACCGACATCAGGCTGGGCCACGCGGTCCGGGCGGGCTACTCGGTCCCGGAGCCGATCCAGCGGCTGGGGATGAAACTCTTCGAAGGGGAGATCGGTGTCCACATGGACCGCCCGACGACCGTCTTCTCACGCGAGCAACTGAAAGCGTTGCTGTCGCGGTCCTGA
- a CDS encoding aminomethyltransferase family protein, with product MTVLQDIHEAHGATFRSVGGRRVVDTYGRPERTHRAVRNVVGVCEFGYGVLVVTGEDRIDYVDNAVSNRVPDGDGEGCYALLLDPQGAVETDMYVYNAGERLLVFTPPQRAEPLAEEWREKTFIQDVEITVATDDFAVFGVHGPKATEKIASVLHQTGTPEAPLSFERGELGDAGVTVIRTDDLSGEESFDVVCGADDAERVFDTLVNRGLNAVPFGYRTWETLTLEAGTPLFETEIEGALPNDLGLRTALDFEKGCYVGQEVVSRIENRGHPRTRLVGLRVDALPEAGAAVFAGDDHVGSVTRAVESPSLDASIALATVDWELPEEDLTVRVDGSEVGAVLADLPFVDGSGDSARRPRYA from the coding sequence ATGACTGTTCTCCAGGACATCCACGAGGCCCACGGGGCGACGTTCCGGTCCGTCGGCGGCCGCCGCGTCGTCGACACCTACGGCCGCCCCGAGCGGACCCACCGGGCGGTCCGCAACGTCGTCGGCGTCTGTGAGTTCGGCTACGGCGTCCTCGTCGTCACCGGCGAGGATCGTATCGACTACGTCGACAACGCCGTCTCGAACCGCGTCCCCGACGGCGACGGCGAGGGGTGTTACGCGCTCCTGCTGGACCCACAGGGCGCTGTCGAGACCGACATGTACGTCTACAACGCTGGCGAGCGCCTGCTGGTGTTTACCCCACCCCAGCGGGCCGAACCGCTGGCCGAGGAGTGGCGCGAGAAGACGTTCATCCAGGACGTCGAGATCACCGTCGCGACCGACGACTTCGCGGTCTTCGGCGTCCACGGTCCGAAGGCGACCGAGAAGATCGCGAGCGTGCTCCACCAGACCGGGACACCCGAGGCCCCGCTGTCGTTCGAGCGGGGCGAACTGGGTGACGCCGGCGTGACGGTGATCCGCACCGACGACCTCTCCGGCGAGGAGAGTTTCGACGTGGTCTGTGGCGCCGACGACGCCGAACGCGTCTTCGACACGCTCGTCAACCGCGGGCTCAACGCCGTCCCCTTCGGCTACCGAACCTGGGAGACGCTGACCCTGGAAGCAGGGACGCCGCTGTTCGAGACGGAGATCGAGGGTGCGCTCCCCAACGATCTCGGACTCCGGACCGCGCTCGACTTCGAGAAGGGCTGTTACGTCGGCCAGGAGGTCGTCTCGCGCATCGAGAACCGCGGCCACCCGCGGACGCGTCTGGTCGGCCTCCGCGTCGATGCCCTGCCCGAGGCTGGCGCGGCGGTCTTCGCCGGCGACGACCACGTCGGATCGGTGACCCGCGCCGTCGAGAGCCCGTCCCTCGACGCGTCGATCGCGCTGGCGACCGTCGACTGGGAGCTACCCGAAGAAGACCTGACCGTCCGCGTCGACGGCAGCGAGGTCGGTGCTGTCCTCGCTGACCTGCCGTTCGTCGACGGCTCCGGCGACTCGGCGCGGCGGCCCCGCTACGCGTAA
- a CDS encoding carboxypeptidase-like regulatory domain-containing protein has product MHTPWRSLAVCLLAVGLTAALVPAPAVAQSQVTFTVTVVDQDGDPVSGAGVSATWNDGGGPINETTRANGQALVDVPEGADVTITIDDDTYVRNTPVSVEDASSREVRVEVSEATVATITAVDGNGQPVPDARVTLYRSGKFVTDRSTDEDGRMTSQRIEEGEYRVTVSKAGYFDTRVTRVLEGQPRREITIEEGSALVTFTVTDDHFEEPQPVRNATVTVGSAGSVQTLSNGEATIRVPVNDQYRTTITKDGYETVRQTLTVRESETALNATIQRTPRLNLSSDNRRIVVGETARLTVRDEYGDPVEGATVARNGSSIGTTNANGVLTAEIPSAGPVEFSARSDSLSTSIVVEGVQSGDEATPTPTPTATATPTATATPTPTDGPGGLIEVDGPGFTPAVAVVAVALLSALAARRQ; this is encoded by the coding sequence ATGCACACCCCGTGGCGGTCGCTCGCTGTCTGTCTCCTCGCAGTGGGGTTGACGGCGGCACTTGTCCCTGCTCCTGCTGTCGCACAGTCTCAGGTGACATTCACCGTCACCGTCGTCGATCAGGACGGTGACCCTGTCAGCGGTGCCGGCGTCTCCGCGACGTGGAACGACGGCGGTGGCCCGATCAACGAGACGACACGTGCGAACGGCCAGGCGCTCGTCGACGTTCCCGAGGGAGCGGATGTCACGATCACCATCGACGACGACACCTACGTCCGGAACACGCCGGTGTCGGTCGAAGACGCCTCCAGCAGGGAGGTCCGTGTCGAGGTTTCGGAGGCGACCGTCGCCACCATCACCGCCGTCGACGGTAACGGCCAACCGGTCCCCGACGCCCGGGTGACGCTGTATCGCTCGGGCAAGTTCGTTACCGACCGATCGACCGACGAGGACGGCCGGATGACCTCACAGCGCATCGAGGAGGGGGAGTACCGCGTCACCGTCTCCAAAGCCGGCTACTTCGACACCCGGGTCACCCGCGTCCTCGAAGGGCAACCGCGTCGCGAAATCACGATCGAGGAGGGGTCGGCGCTGGTCACGTTCACGGTCACCGACGATCACTTCGAGGAGCCCCAGCCGGTGCGGAACGCGACGGTCACGGTCGGTTCGGCCGGTTCGGTCCAGACGCTCTCGAACGGTGAGGCGACGATCCGGGTCCCGGTCAACGACCAGTACCGGACGACGATCACCAAGGACGGCTACGAGACGGTTCGCCAGACCCTGACAGTCCGAGAGTCCGAGACGGCGCTCAACGCCACCATCCAGCGGACGCCGCGGCTCAACCTCAGTTCGGACAACCGTCGGATCGTCGTCGGTGAGACGGCCCGCCTGACCGTGCGGGACGAGTACGGTGACCCCGTCGAAGGGGCGACGGTCGCTCGCAACGGGAGTTCGATCGGGACGACGAACGCGAACGGCGTCCTGACCGCCGAGATACCGAGCGCCGGGCCGGTCGAGTTCTCCGCTCGGTCGGACTCGCTCTCGACGAGCATCGTGGTCGAAGGCGTCCAGAGCGGCGACGAAGCGACGCCCACGCCGACGCCGACCGCGACTGCCACGCCGACCGCGACAGCGACCCCGACACCGACCGACGGCCCCGGCGGGCTGATCGAGGTCGACGGTCCCGGCTTCACGCCTGCCGTCGCCGTCGTCGCCGTGGCGCTGCTGTCGGCGCTGGCCGCCCGGCGACAGTAA
- a CDS encoding sugar kinase — MTLVSFGETALRFAPPEGHRFETAREVSLRADGTASNVATTASRLGTESVWLSKLPDTPLGRRVVAELHEHGLETEVVWSDDGDRQGLTFYEDAAPPREDRLIQDRERVAAATITPGELPMDVIQAADVVFAAGSTAALSDTAAETLGAVLRATSGARALDLDFDPGLWDADTARERLERLFDAVDVLFLNEDEATTVFDRSGSPRELTHTLASSYDFDYVFLTRSEHGAVAYHDGVVHERDAIETDIVDSSGQHDAFVGAVIDRLIAGSATDEALLYGVAAAALARTMPGPLVPIEAGEVAALVDRETSGRR; from the coding sequence ATGACACTCGTCAGCTTCGGTGAGACGGCCCTTCGGTTCGCCCCGCCGGAGGGCCACCGGTTCGAGACGGCCCGAGAGGTGTCCCTGCGTGCGGACGGGACCGCGAGCAACGTCGCGACGACGGCCAGTCGGCTCGGGACCGAGAGTGTCTGGCTCTCGAAGCTCCCGGACACGCCGCTGGGACGGCGTGTCGTCGCCGAACTCCACGAACACGGGTTGGAGACGGAGGTCGTCTGGTCCGACGACGGGGATCGGCAGGGGCTGACCTTCTACGAGGACGCTGCGCCGCCCCGCGAGGATCGGCTCATCCAGGACCGGGAGCGCGTCGCGGCCGCGACGATCACGCCTGGCGAACTGCCGATGGACGTGATCCAGGCTGCCGACGTGGTGTTCGCCGCGGGGTCGACGGCCGCGCTGTCGGACACCGCCGCCGAGACGCTGGGGGCAGTCCTGCGGGCTACCTCCGGGGCCCGAGCGCTCGATCTGGACTTCGACCCCGGACTCTGGGACGCCGACACGGCCCGTGAGCGCCTGGAGCGTCTCTTCGACGCCGTCGACGTCCTCTTTCTCAACGAGGACGAGGCGACGACCGTCTTCGACCGCAGCGGTTCCCCACGCGAGTTGACACACACGCTCGCTTCGTCGTACGACTTCGACTACGTCTTTCTCACGCGCAGCGAACACGGCGCGGTCGCGTACCACGACGGCGTCGTCCACGAACGAGACGCCATCGAGACCGATATCGTCGACAGTTCCGGCCAACACGACGCGTTCGTCGGGGCGGTCATCGACCGGCTGATCGCCGGCAGTGCGACCGACGAAGCGCTGCTGTACGGGGTTGCCGCCGCCGCGCTGGCACGGACCATGCCCGGTCCGTTGGTCCCCATCGAGGCCGGGGAAGTGGCGGCGCTGGTCGACCGGGAAACGTCGGGACGCCGATAA
- the mutL gene encoding DNA mismatch repair endonuclease MutL: protein MTDIQQLDERTVERIAAGEVVERPASVVKELVENAIDADADRVEVTVEAGGTEGVRVSDDGVGMDRESVQRAVEQHTTSKISDIADLEGGVGTLGFRGEALHAIGAVSRLTITTRPRGGDVGTELVVEGGEVTDVGPAGCPEGTTVAVDDLFYNVPARRKYLKQASTEFAHVNTVVTSYALANPDVAVSLSHDGRETFATTGQGTLRETVLSVYGREVAESMIAVHAGASPADRRSGERSDARSDGEDLPDGPLDGVHGLVSHPEITRAGREYLSTYVNGRYVRAKTAHDAAIDAYGTQLAPDRYPFAVLFLDVPAGDVDVNVHPRKMEVRFADDEGVREQVRTAVEDALLREGLLRSTAPRGRSQPEQTEITPNSDGAADRGSTDTAPTPSDTTTSGGTDSEDTTASSPSSSGAAGRGASGTTAGDSGSPSGSQRNTTATDRPDSATETDADRQSGGDAGLDSSETATRPNSGDSAGTAGSTDSGSDSDRKFAGGHDQARIGGDPETDHDRLPSMRILGQLQETYVVAETDDGLVVIDQHAADERVNYERLQAKFDGETTTQALAEPVELELTAREAAVLADRTDALASLGFHTARTGERTVEVRTLPGVIADAAGPEIVRDVLGAFVEGADEAAATVEAAADELLGDLACYPSVTGNTSLAEGSVRELLAALDDCENPYACPHGRPTIIEIDHTELQDRFERDYPGHGGRRD, encoded by the coding sequence ATGACCGACATCCAGCAACTCGACGAGCGGACCGTCGAACGCATCGCGGCCGGCGAGGTGGTCGAGCGGCCCGCCTCCGTCGTGAAGGAACTGGTCGAGAACGCCATCGACGCCGACGCCGACCGGGTGGAGGTGACCGTCGAGGCCGGCGGGACCGAAGGGGTCCGCGTCAGCGACGACGGCGTCGGCATGGATCGGGAGTCGGTCCAGCGGGCCGTCGAGCAACACACGACCTCGAAGATCAGCGACATCGCCGACCTGGAGGGTGGCGTCGGCACGCTGGGATTCCGTGGGGAGGCGTTACATGCGATCGGCGCCGTCTCGCGGCTGACGATCACCACCCGACCCCGCGGCGGCGACGTGGGGACCGAACTCGTCGTCGAGGGTGGCGAGGTGACCGACGTGGGGCCGGCCGGCTGTCCGGAGGGGACGACCGTCGCCGTCGACGACCTCTTCTACAACGTCCCGGCCCGCCGGAAGTACCTCAAGCAGGCCTCGACGGAGTTCGCCCACGTCAACACCGTCGTCACGAGTTACGCGCTGGCGAACCCCGACGTGGCCGTCTCGCTGTCCCACGACGGCCGCGAGACGTTCGCCACGACCGGCCAGGGCACCCTCCGGGAGACCGTGCTGTCGGTCTACGGCCGCGAGGTCGCCGAGTCGATGATAGCGGTCCACGCGGGCGCGAGCCCCGCGGACCGACGGAGCGGAGAACGAAGTGACGCGCGGAGTGACGGCGAGGACCTCCCGGACGGACCGCTGGACGGTGTCCACGGGCTGGTCTCGCATCCAGAGATCACACGGGCCGGCCGGGAGTACCTCTCGACGTACGTCAACGGGCGGTACGTCCGGGCGAAGACGGCCCACGACGCCGCCATCGACGCCTACGGGACCCAACTGGCGCCGGACCGCTATCCCTTCGCCGTCCTCTTTCTGGACGTACCGGCCGGCGACGTGGACGTGAACGTCCATCCTCGCAAGATGGAGGTCCGCTTCGCCGACGACGAGGGGGTCCGCGAGCAGGTCCGGACGGCCGTCGAGGACGCCCTGTTGCGCGAGGGGCTGTTGCGCTCGACTGCTCCACGCGGCCGCTCACAGCCCGAACAGACCGAGATCACGCCGAACAGCGATGGAGCGGCCGACAGGGGGTCGACGGATACCGCCCCGACTCCGTCCGACACCACCACTTCGGGTGGAACCGACAGCGAGGACACCACCGCTTCGAGTCCGTCCTCGTCCGGCGCCGCCGGTCGCGGGGCGAGCGGGACGACCGCCGGCGATTCAGGGTCGCCGTCAGGGTCCCAGAGGAACACCACAGCCACTGACCGGCCGGACTCCGCTACGGAGACGGACGCGGATCGACAGTCCGGCGGGGACGCGGGCCTGGACAGTTCCGAGACGGCGACACGGCCGAATTCCGGCGACAGCGCTGGTACGGCCGGCTCGACCGACTCCGGCTCGGATTCCGACCGGAAGTTCGCCGGCGGGCACGACCAGGCCCGAATCGGCGGCGACCCAGAGACCGACCACGACCGGCTGCCGTCGATGCGGATTCTCGGCCAGCTCCAGGAGACCTACGTCGTCGCGGAGACCGACGACGGGCTCGTGGTGATCGACCAGCACGCCGCCGACGAGCGAGTCAACTACGAGCGACTGCAGGCGAAGTTCGACGGCGAGACGACCACACAGGCGCTGGCCGAGCCGGTCGAACTGGAGCTCACTGCCCGAGAGGCGGCGGTACTGGCCGACCGAACGGACGCGCTGGCGAGCCTGGGCTTTCACACCGCCCGGACCGGCGAACGGACCGTCGAGGTACGCACCCTCCCCGGTGTCATCGCCGACGCTGCCGGACCGGAGATCGTCCGGGACGTGCTGGGGGCGTTCGTCGAGGGGGCCGACGAGGCCGCGGCGACGGTCGAGGCGGCGGCCGACGAACTGCTGGGCGACCTGGCCTGTTACCCCTCGGTGACGGGCAACACTTCGCTGGCCGAGGGGTCGGTCCGGGAGCTGCTGGCGGCCCTGGACGACTGTGAGAACCCTTACGCCTGCCCCCACGGTCGGCCGACGATCATCGAGATCGATCACACCGAACTCCAGGACCGGTTCGAGCGGGACTACCCCGGTCACGGCGGCCGCCGGGACTGA
- a CDS encoding HAD family hydrolase, with product MEQYDQLYRLYEDMDTATLRAYQEFVDLFPPLDSPITLEQWGEIKEELEGRKAVVAEQFPVTGETYAEIAARLTRDEAFTALDLYTKHDRAVNVLVLDVDETLRSAGYTDNEIPRNTLHLLTEFHEAGVPIVVCTGQTLENVKGFTIQGLGNDIVSSGSVSIVYESGNGVFTPGHGPDTKRLLYEDLDPAIVGVFDAVRRRVLSEAPEGFAHRVHLQGNEFNVTLKPNAEIGSETAVEVIDEGVGYLCDLIGRVVADETETALDRPAAAARSYFGRDPEIRAVFEDDETVDVDLDAVPEAFLDVLERIDVGYYEGDAVELVSLELDKAAGVEAALDVLDIADPFALVMGDSKSDLRVMEWVAERDAGIAAAPDHASSDVLAHVRSHDDLVFEAGDATSVLRVAYGSRLLAALDDRRP from the coding sequence ATGGAGCAGTACGACCAGCTCTACCGACTCTACGAGGACATGGACACGGCGACACTGCGGGCCTACCAGGAGTTCGTCGATCTGTTCCCGCCGCTTGACTCGCCGATCACGCTCGAACAGTGGGGCGAGATCAAGGAGGAACTGGAGGGCCGGAAGGCCGTCGTCGCCGAGCAGTTCCCGGTCACCGGCGAGACCTACGCCGAGATCGCCGCACGGCTCACCCGCGACGAGGCCTTCACCGCGCTGGACCTCTACACCAAACACGACCGGGCGGTCAACGTCCTCGTGTTGGACGTCGACGAGACGCTCCGGTCGGCCGGCTACACCGACAACGAGATCCCCCGCAATACGCTGCACCTGCTGACCGAGTTCCACGAGGCGGGTGTCCCCATCGTCGTCTGTACCGGTCAGACCCTGGAGAACGTCAAGGGGTTCACCATCCAGGGACTGGGCAACGACATCGTCTCCTCGGGGTCGGTCAGCATCGTCTACGAGTCCGGCAACGGTGTCTTCACGCCCGGCCACGGCCCGGACACCAAACGACTCCTCTACGAGGACCTTGATCCAGCTATCGTCGGCGTCTTCGATGCCGTCCGCCGGCGCGTCCTCTCGGAGGCCCCCGAGGGGTTCGCTCACCGAGTCCACCTCCAGGGCAACGAGTTCAACGTCACGCTCAAACCGAACGCCGAGATCGGCAGCGAGACCGCCGTCGAAGTCATCGACGAAGGGGTCGGATACCTCTGTGATCTGATCGGCCGCGTCGTCGCCGACGAGACCGAGACGGCCCTCGACCGCCCGGCGGCGGCCGCCAGGAGCTACTTCGGCCGCGATCCCGAGATCCGAGCGGTGTTCGAGGACGACGAGACCGTCGACGTGGACCTCGACGCCGTCCCCGAGGCGTTCCTCGACGTGCTCGAACGGATCGACGTGGGTTACTACGAGGGCGACGCCGTCGAACTCGTCAGCCTGGAACTGGACAAGGCCGCCGGCGTCGAGGCCGCGCTGGACGTACTGGACATCGCGGACCCGTTCGCGCTCGTGATGGGCGACAGCAAGAGCGATCTCCGCGTGATGGAGTGGGTCGCCGAGCGCGACGCCGGCATCGCTGCCGCGCCCGACCACGCGTCGAGCGACGTCCTCGCCCACGTCCGGTCCCACGACGACCTGGTCTTCGAGGCCGGCGACGCCACCTCGGTGCTTCGGGTCGCCTACGGGAGCCGGCTGCTGGCGGCGCTGGACGACCGTCGGCCCTGA
- the mutS gene encoding DNA mismatch repair protein MutS, producing MTEATGIVGEFLALKEETDADVLTMQCGDFYEFFDEDAELVADELDLKVSQKSSHGSSYPMAGVPVDDLTPYVSALVERGYRVAVADQHETADGHAREITRVVTPGTHVETGDDAAQYLATVVRESEGRGSSGNTGSSDGDTYGLAFADVTTGQFQVTQLDDADPGAVLSELYTFSPAEILPGPDLRGDDEFLDRLRERTDATLTLHATESFAPGRARHRVREQFGAETLDSVGVADDDAAIAAAGAALAYVEETGVGTLAAVTRLQAYGARETVDLDATTQRNLELTETMQGDSSGSLFETIDHTVTAAGGRLLRRWLQRPRRDRGELRRRQSSVAALTRAAMARETIRETLGDAYDLERLAARATSGSADARDLRAVQETLALLPVIADAVAETERLADSPLADALAGADREAAATLAAELDDALVEDPPGTVTQGGLFRRGYDATLDEIIAEHEAALEWLETLPEREKDRTGITHLSVDRNKTDGYYIQVGKSETDQVPDDYEEIKTLKNSKRYTIPELDEKERDVLRLEERRHDVEYERFQDLRERVADRATLLQDVGRALAEIDALGSLATHAVANDWTRPELTDGRELSIEAGRHPVVEQTTEFVPNDLYMDEDRQFLVVTGPNMSGKSTYMRQAALLTLLAQVGSFVPARSATVGVVDGIYTRVGALDELAQGRSTFMVEMQELSNILHSATEESLVILDEVGRGTATFDGISIAWAATEYLHNEVRAKTLFATHYHELTTLADHLDRVENVHVAVAGDPEDGEDDVTFLRTVRDGPTDRSYGIHVADMAGVPEPVVDRSQAVLDRLREEKAIEARGSSGSGTKQAVFDLSSGSFAAAEGPTAGEQQASADGGGTAPTDAVTDRFGEEADEVLAALSELDVNETPPVELMAKVQSWQDDLEE from the coding sequence ATGACAGAGGCGACGGGTATCGTCGGGGAGTTCCTCGCACTCAAGGAGGAGACCGACGCCGACGTGCTGACGATGCAGTGTGGGGACTTCTACGAGTTCTTCGACGAGGACGCCGAACTGGTGGCGGACGAACTCGACCTGAAGGTGAGTCAGAAGTCCTCACACGGTTCTTCGTATCCGATGGCGGGCGTCCCGGTCGACGATCTGACGCCGTACGTCTCGGCGCTCGTCGAACGGGGTTACCGGGTCGCCGTAGCCGACCAACACGAGACGGCCGACGGCCACGCCCGGGAGATCACCCGCGTGGTCACCCCTGGCACGCACGTCGAGACGGGTGACGACGCGGCCCAGTACCTCGCGACGGTCGTCCGGGAGAGCGAGGGGCGGGGTTCCTCGGGCAATACGGGGTCCAGCGACGGCGACACCTACGGCCTGGCGTTCGCCGACGTGACGACCGGCCAGTTCCAGGTCACACAACTCGACGACGCCGACCCGGGTGCGGTGCTCTCGGAGCTGTACACCTTCTCGCCGGCCGAGATCCTGCCGGGGCCGGATCTGCGGGGGGACGACGAGTTCCTCGACCGCCTCCGCGAGCGGACCGACGCGACGCTGACCCTGCACGCCACGGAGTCGTTTGCGCCCGGCCGAGCCCGCCACCGGGTCCGCGAGCAGTTCGGAGCCGAGACGCTCGACAGCGTCGGTGTCGCCGACGACGACGCGGCCATCGCTGCCGCCGGTGCCGCGCTGGCCTACGTCGAGGAGACCGGCGTCGGCACGCTGGCAGCGGTCACGCGGCTGCAGGCCTACGGCGCTCGCGAGACCGTCGACCTGGACGCGACGACCCAGCGCAACCTCGAACTCACCGAGACCATGCAGGGGGACAGTTCGGGGTCGCTGTTCGAGACGATCGATCACACTGTCACCGCCGCCGGCGGGCGACTCCTGCGGCGCTGGCTCCAGCGGCCCCGCCGCGATCGGGGGGAACTGCGCCGTCGACAGTCCAGCGTGGCGGCGCTGACTCGGGCGGCGATGGCCCGCGAGACCATCCGGGAGACGCTGGGTGACGCCTACGACCTCGAACGGCTGGCCGCCCGGGCGACCTCCGGCAGCGCCGACGCGCGTGACCTCCGAGCCGTCCAGGAGACGCTGGCACTGCTCCCGGTGATCGCCGACGCCGTCGCGGAGACGGAGCGCCTGGCCGACTCGCCGCTGGCGGACGCGCTGGCCGGTGCCGACCGCGAGGCCGCCGCGACACTGGCGGCGGAACTCGACGACGCGCTCGTCGAGGACCCGCCCGGAACCGTCACGCAGGGCGGGCTGTTCCGCCGCGGGTACGACGCGACCCTCGACGAGATCATCGCGGAACACGAGGCCGCCCTGGAGTGGCTGGAGACGCTGCCGGAGCGGGAGAAAGACCGGACCGGGATCACCCACCTCTCGGTCGACCGCAACAAGACCGACGGCTACTACATCCAGGTCGGGAAGAGCGAGACCGACCAGGTGCCCGACGACTACGAGGAGATCAAGACGCTCAAGAACTCCAAACGCTACACGATCCCGGAACTCGACGAGAAAGAGCGGGACGTCCTCCGACTGGAGGAGCGCCGCCACGACGTGGAGTACGAGCGGTTCCAGGACTTGCGCGAACGGGTCGCCGACCGCGCGACGCTGTTGCAGGACGTGGGCCGGGCGCTGGCGGAGATCGACGCGCTCGGATCGCTCGCGACGCACGCCGTCGCGAACGACTGGACCCGGCCGGAACTGACCGATGGCCGTGAACTGTCGATCGAGGCCGGTCGCCACCCGGTCGTCGAGCAGACGACCGAGTTCGTCCCCAACGACCTCTACATGGACGAGGACCGGCAGTTCCTGGTCGTCACCGGTCCCAACATGAGCGGGAAGTCGACGTACATGCGCCAGGCGGCGCTGCTGACGCTGCTGGCCCAGGTCGGGAGTTTCGTCCCGGCCCGCTCGGCCACCGTCGGCGTCGTCGACGGCATCTACACCCGCGTCGGCGCGCTGGACGAACTCGCACAGGGCCGGTCGACGTTCATGGTCGAGATGCAGGAGCTATCGAACATCCTCCACTCGGCGACCGAGGAGTCGCTGGTCATCCTGGACGAGGTCGGCCGCGGGACAGCTACCTTCGACGGCATCTCGATCGCGTGGGCGGCCACGGAGTACCTGCACAACGAGGTCCGCGCGAAGACGCTGTTTGCGACCCACTACCACGAACTGACGACGCTGGCGGACCACCTCGACCGGGTCGAGAACGTCCACGTCGCCGTCGCCGGCGACCCCGAGGACGGCGAGGACGACGTGACCTTCCTCCGGACGGTCCGGGACGGTCCGACCGACCGGAGCTACGGTATCCACGTCGCGGACATGGCTGGCGTTCCCGAACCGGTCGTCGACCGCTCACAGGCGGTGCTGGATCGCCTCCGCGAGGAGAAGGCCATCGAGGCCAGAGGGAGCAGCGGAAGCGGGACGAAACAGGCCGTCTTCGACCTCTCGTCGGGCAGTTTCGCCGCCGCGGAGGGACCGACGGCCGGCGAGCAACAGGCCAGCGCCGACGGCGGCGGGACGGCACCGACCGATGCCGTCACCGACCGCTTCGGCGAGGAGGCCGACGAGGTGTTGGCGGCCCTCTCGGAACTGGACGTCAACGAGACGCCACCGGTCGAGTTGATGGCGAAAGTCCAGTCCTGGCAAGACGACCTCGAAGAATGA